One part of the Streptomyces nigra genome encodes these proteins:
- the xylA gene encoding xylose isomerase, which translates to MSYQPTPEDRFTFGLWTVGWQGRDPFGDATRSALDPVETVQRLAELGAHGVTFHDDDLIPFGSSDTEREAHIKRFREALDATGMKVPMATTNLFTHPVFKDGGFTANDRDVRRYALRKTIRNIDLAVELGAETYVAWGGREGAESGAAKDVRNALDRMKEAFDLLGEYVTSQGYDIKFAIEPKPNEPRGDILLPTVGHALAFIERLERPELYGVNPEVGHEQMAGLNFPHGIAQALWAGKLFHIDLNGQSGIKYDQDLRFGAGDLRSAFWLVDLLESAGYTGPRHFDFKPPRTEDFDGVWASAAGCMRNYLILKERAAAFRADPEVQEALRAARLDELAQPTAADGVKGLLADRSAFEEFDVDAAAARGMAFEHLDQLAMDHLLGARG; encoded by the coding sequence ATGAGCTACCAGCCCACCCCCGAGGACAGGTTCACCTTCGGTTTGTGGACCGTCGGCTGGCAGGGACGGGACCCGTTCGGCGACGCCACCCGCAGCGCCCTCGACCCGGTCGAGACGGTGCAGCGCCTGGCCGAGCTCGGCGCCCACGGCGTCACCTTCCACGACGACGACCTGATCCCCTTCGGGTCCTCCGACACCGAGCGCGAGGCGCACATCAAGCGCTTCCGCGAGGCCCTCGACGCCACCGGCATGAAGGTGCCCATGGCGACGACCAACCTCTTCACCCACCCCGTCTTCAAGGACGGCGGCTTCACGGCCAACGACCGCGACGTGCGCCGCTACGCCCTCCGCAAGACGATCCGCAACATCGACCTGGCCGTGGAGCTCGGCGCCGAGACCTACGTCGCCTGGGGTGGCCGTGAGGGCGCCGAGTCCGGTGCCGCCAAGGACGTGCGGAACGCGCTCGACCGCATGAAGGAGGCGTTCGACCTCCTCGGCGAGTACGTCACCTCCCAGGGCTACGACATCAAGTTCGCGATCGAGCCCAAGCCGAACGAGCCCCGCGGCGACATCCTGCTCCCGACCGTCGGCCACGCGCTGGCGTTCATCGAGCGCCTCGAGCGTCCCGAGCTGTACGGCGTCAACCCCGAGGTCGGCCACGAGCAGATGGCCGGACTCAACTTCCCGCACGGCATCGCCCAGGCGCTGTGGGCGGGCAAGCTGTTCCACATCGACCTCAACGGCCAGTCCGGCATCAAGTACGACCAGGACCTGCGCTTCGGCGCCGGCGACCTGCGCTCCGCATTCTGGCTGGTCGACCTTCTGGAGAGCGCCGGTTACACCGGTCCCCGGCACTTCGACTTCAAGCCGCCGCGGACCGAGGACTTCGACGGCGTGTGGGCGTCGGCCGCGGGCTGCATGCGCAACTACCTGATCCTCAAGGAGCGCGCCGCCGCCTTCCGCGCCGACCCGGAGGTCCAGGAGGCCCTGCGCGCCGCCCGTCTTGACGAGCTCGCCCAGCCGACCGCGGCGGACGGTGTCAAGGGCCTGCTCGCCGACCGTTCGGCCTTCGAGGAGTTCGACGTCGACGCGGCCGCCGCACGCGGGATGGCGTTCGAGCACCTCGACCAGCTCGCGATGGACCACCTGCTGGGCGCCCGCGGCTGA
- the xylB gene encoding xylulokinase, whose translation MSAAEGPLVVGVDTSTQSTKALVVDVSTGRVVASGQAPHTVTSGAGRESDPRQWYDALCEALRQCGQPAREAAAVSIGGQQHGLVTLDEHGEPVRPALLWNDVRSAPQARRLTEELGGAKVWADRTGSVPTASFTVTKWAWLAENEPESVRATRAVRLPHDYLTERLTGQGTTDRGDVSGTGWWASETETYDAGILEHVGLDPALLPRVVRPGEVAGTVRDSHDLPFSKGTLVAPGTGDNAAAALGLGLLPGAPVLSLGTSGTVYAVSRRRPADPTGTVAGFADAHGDWLPLACTLNCTLAVDKLAALLGLDREAVEPVSNLTFLPFLDGERTPNLPHASGVLHGLRHDTTPGQLLQAAYDGAVHALLGALDLVLDEDADRSVPLLLIGGGARGTAWQQTVRRLSGRPVQVPEAKELVALGAAAQAAGLLTGEDPAAVARRWNTARGPVLDAVERDDETLARISGVLSDAAPLLERSPEAH comes from the coding sequence ATGTCAGCAGCCGAGGGTCCGCTCGTCGTCGGCGTGGACACGTCCACCCAGTCCACCAAGGCGCTGGTCGTCGACGTGTCGACCGGGCGGGTCGTCGCGAGCGGCCAGGCACCGCACACCGTCACGTCCGGCGCGGGCCGCGAGAGCGACCCCCGCCAGTGGTACGACGCCCTGTGCGAGGCGTTGCGCCAGTGCGGCCAGCCCGCGCGTGAGGCGGCCGCCGTGTCGATCGGCGGGCAGCAGCACGGTCTGGTCACGCTGGACGAGCACGGTGAGCCGGTGCGTCCGGCTCTGCTGTGGAACGACGTGCGCTCCGCGCCGCAGGCCCGCCGCCTGACGGAGGAGCTGGGCGGTGCGAAGGTCTGGGCGGACCGGACGGGCTCCGTCCCGACGGCCTCGTTCACGGTGACGAAGTGGGCGTGGCTGGCCGAGAACGAGCCGGAGTCGGTGCGAGCCACGCGGGCCGTGCGCCTCCCCCACGACTACCTCACCGAGCGTCTGACGGGTCAGGGCACCACCGACCGGGGCGACGTCTCCGGCACGGGCTGGTGGGCGTCGGAGACGGAGACGTACGACGCCGGGATCCTGGAGCACGTCGGCCTGGACCCGGCGCTGCTGCCCCGTGTGGTCCGGCCCGGCGAGGTCGCGGGCACCGTGCGCGACAGCCACGACCTGCCCTTCTCCAAGGGCACCCTGGTGGCGCCCGGCACCGGCGACAACGCGGCGGCGGCGCTGGGCCTCGGCCTGCTCCCCGGCGCGCCGGTCCTCAGCCTCGGCACCTCGGGCACCGTGTACGCCGTGTCGCGGCGGCGCCCGGCGGACCCGACCGGCACCGTGGCGGGCTTCGCCGACGCGCACGGCGACTGGCTGCCGCTCGCCTGCACGCTGAACTGCACTCTCGCCGTCGACAAGCTCGCCGCCCTGCTGGGCCTCGACCGGGAGGCCGTGGAACCGGTGTCGAACCTGACCTTCCTGCCCTTCCTGGACGGCGAGCGGACGCCGAATCTGCCGCACGCGTCCGGTGTGCTGCACGGCCTGCGGCACGACACCACTCCGGGGCAGCTTCTGCAGGCGGCGTACGACGGTGCCGTCCACGCGCTGCTGGGCGCCCTGGACCTGGTGCTCGACGAGGACGCGGACCGTTCGGTTCCGCTGCTGCTGATCGGCGGGGGCGCCCGGGGCACGGCCTGGCAGCAGACCGTCCGCCGGCTGTCGGGACGCCCGGTTCAGGTCCCGGAGGCCAAGGAGCTGGTCGCGCTCGGCGCCGCCGCGCAGGCCGCCGGGCTGCTGACCGGCGAGGACCCGGCCGCGGTCGCCCGGCGCTGGAACACCGCGCGCGGGCCGGTGCTGGACGCCGTGGAGCGGGACGACGAGACGCTGGCGAGGATCAGCGGGGTACTCTCCGACGCGGCCCCGCTGCTGGAGCGGAGCCCTGAGGCGCACTGA
- a CDS encoding ROK family transcriptional regulator, with protein MTAPLHEVNPAGAGRTLPDTQQGMRRRNLARVMHTVSAEGPLSRAAVASRIGLTRAAVSTLVDELIRSGLLEELGPERPGRVGRPGSALAVSAHGPAGIGAEVGVDHLAVCAVDLRGEVRARAVRHAANRGRAAEPVLAELRELVDQVVAEAGREGLWPAGLAVAVPGLVARDARTVVRAPNLDWRDADLGDLLATDVPLTVGNEANFGALAELWLGDETPPDFLHVSAEIGIGAAVVVDGSLLHGTRGFAGELGHVPVQPEGPACPCGGRGCLEQYAGEEAVLRAAGLEPGEDQVGLLARRAAAGDEDVRGALREAGTALGIALTGAVNLLDPRTVVLGGALAALAPWLLPSLESELDRRTAGPACPVSVSKLGPEGPLLGAAHAVVRAVLDDPASVATRA; from the coding sequence ATGACCGCACCGCTGCACGAGGTCAACCCGGCCGGGGCCGGGCGCACGCTGCCCGACACCCAGCAGGGCATGCGCCGCCGCAATCTGGCCCGGGTGATGCACACGGTCAGCGCCGAGGGACCGCTCTCGCGCGCTGCCGTGGCCTCCCGTATCGGGCTGACCCGCGCTGCGGTGTCCACCCTGGTCGACGAGCTCATCCGCTCGGGCCTGCTGGAGGAGCTGGGTCCCGAGCGGCCCGGCAGGGTCGGCCGTCCCGGGTCGGCCCTGGCGGTCAGCGCGCACGGTCCGGCCGGGATCGGCGCGGAGGTCGGCGTGGATCATCTCGCCGTCTGCGCCGTGGATCTGCGTGGCGAGGTGCGGGCCCGCGCGGTGCGGCATGCCGCGAACCGGGGCCGGGCCGCCGAGCCCGTGCTCGCCGAACTCCGCGAGCTGGTGGACCAGGTCGTCGCGGAGGCGGGCCGTGAGGGGCTGTGGCCCGCCGGTCTGGCGGTGGCCGTGCCGGGTCTCGTGGCCCGCGACGCCCGCACCGTCGTCCGCGCCCCGAACCTCGACTGGCGGGACGCCGACCTGGGCGACCTGCTCGCCACCGACGTGCCCCTCACGGTCGGCAACGAGGCCAACTTCGGCGCCCTCGCCGAGCTGTGGCTGGGCGACGAGACCCCGCCGGACTTCCTGCACGTGTCGGCGGAGATCGGCATCGGCGCCGCGGTCGTCGTGGACGGATCACTGCTGCACGGGACCCGTGGATTCGCGGGCGAGCTGGGGCATGTCCCCGTCCAGCCCGAGGGACCGGCGTGCCCGTGCGGGGGCCGTGGCTGCCTCGAGCAGTACGCGGGTGAGGAGGCGGTGCTGCGCGCGGCCGGACTCGAACCGGGCGAGGACCAGGTGGGGCTGCTGGCGCGGCGGGCAGCCGCAGGGGACGAGGACGTACGGGGCGCACTGCGCGAGGCGGGGACGGCGCTCGGCATCGCGCTGACGGGCGCGGTCAATCTGCTCGACCCCCGCACGGTGGTGCTCGGCGGCGCCCTGGCCGCGCTGGCGCCGTGGCTTCTGCCGTCGCTGGAGTCCGAACTGGACCGCCGGACCGCGGGCCCCGCCTGTCCGGTGTCCGTGTCAAAGCTGGGCCCGGAGGGTCCGCTGCTCGGGGCCGCGCACGCGGTGGTGCGGGCGGTGCTGGACGACCCGGCGTCGGTGGCCACGCGGGCCTGA